One Epinephelus lanceolatus isolate andai-2023 chromosome 10, ASM4190304v1, whole genome shotgun sequence genomic region harbors:
- the tnfrsf1a gene encoding tumor necrosis factor receptor superfamily member 1A → MMARAGQRGRWNKKAPVGTMLLLMCMFIPTLTLLQTSEEVTCEPGEYPNNEGICCNKCSPGFKLVEMCQGVNQRSKCTQCPEGLFTDEMNFASNCRRCRKCLAKYDKEISPCQRNQNRICRCVEGYYKSVIDSETYECLKCTPCGPDEKEKQTCTPERNFVCECKENYYKVNNKCERCKNCTKGCEHHCSTVPVLTTKGREPGHEYLINIITAVGVVAVVSLVLVVLITHVATKMSTKKKMLKPSCQPSDVSQDSCEQVLIQSDEPSENMSVTAVPPSPVSEPEPPNLPDCVPLEIKVSDLIYTVLDLVPVLQVKQLVRSLGVKDTEIEQAELDHSRSCREAHYQMLRVWAERGSTGRGRQGRMLHMPLLQELLDELRKMYLGRAAEELETVYGIQ, encoded by the exons ATGATGGCGAGAGCTGGGCAAAGAGGAAGATGGAACAAAAAAGCCCCTGTTGGCACAATGCTGCTCCTTATG TGCATGTTCATCCCCACTCTGACATTGTTACAAACTTCAGAGGAGGTGACATGTGAACCAGGGGAATATCCCAATAATGAAGGAATTTGTTGCAACAAATGTTCTCCAG GTTTTAAGCTTGTAGAAATGTGTCAGGGTGTGAATCAGAGAAGTAAGTGCACACAATGTCCTGAGGGACTATTCACAGACGAAATGAACTTCGCCTCCAACTGCAGACGTTGCAGAAAATGCTTAG CAAAATATGACAAGGAGATATCACCATGTCAAAGAAACCAAAACAGGATTTGTCGCTGTGTGGAGGGGTATTACAAGTCTGTTATCGACTCAGAAACATACGAGTGTCTCAAATGTACACCGTGTGGAccagatgaaaaagaaaaacagacat GTACACCTGAGAGAAactttgtgtgtgaatgtaaagAGAACTACTACAAAGTCAACAACAAGTGTGAACGCTGCAAGAA TTGTACCAAAGGATGTGAACATCACTGTTCAACAGTTCCTGTTCTGACTACAAAAG GCCGTGAGCCCGGACATGAATATCTTATCAACATAATTACTGCAGTAGGAGTTGTGGCTGTGGTCTCGCTGGTGCTTGTGGTTCTCATCACCCATGTGGCCACAAAAATGTCGACCAAGAAGAAAATGCTGAAACCATCCTGCCAACCATCAGACGTTTCCCAGGACTCATGCGAG CAAGTCCTAATCCAAAGTGATGAACCTTCAGAGAACATGAGCGTTACGGCTGTTCCTCCAAGTCCTGTGAGTGAACCAGAGCCGCCCAATCTGCCTGACTGTGTCCCCCTGGAAATCAAGG TCTCTGACCTGATCTACACTGTGCTGGACCTGGTTCCTGTGCTGCAGGTGAAGCAGCTGGTGCGTTCTCTTGGTGTGAAAGATACAGAGATCGAACAAGCAGAGTTGGATCACTCCCGATCCTGCCGCGAGGCTCACTACCAGATGCTGAGGGTGTGGGCCGAGAGAGGGTCAACGGGTAGAGGAAGACAAGGTAGAATGCTGCATATGCCCTTGTTGCAGGAGTTGTTGGATGAACTGAGAAAGATGTACCTGGGACGAGCAGCCGAGGAGCTGGAGACAGTGTACGGCATTCAGTAA